The genomic stretch GTGTGCTTAAGCTCTATGACTACCTGGTTGGTGCAGCAAATACGGGAGCAACTTCGGCTAAATTGACGATTTCTGCTTCTTTTAATCCCAAGGTTGTGGACGGCAAATTAGGACCCTTGCGCTTTAACTCCAGTGCTCCGATGGTGAAAGTGTCTGAGTTTCCGTTATCGCTGATGGATGCTGCCGGAAATGAGGTAGCGGCCGATGAAGTGCCTACAAACCAAGATTTGTTTTTCCAGTTATCTCCTGGTGCTAGCGAAGGTGAAGCTGAAGTGAGCGCGACAGTTGATGGCAGTGAGTTGGTTGGCCAGCTCTTATTGCCGATAGCTGCTCAAGAGCGCCACCAAACACTAATGATCGTCAATGCAAAACAATATGAAACAAGCATCACAGTTGGGGTGAAATGGCCAGCCATGCCACTAGAACCCAAACCTGAACCGACGCCCTCGCCAGCGTTTATGCCAAGTTCTAAGAATAAAGTGCCTAAACCGAGAGTGCTTCCGGCTACTGGGTCTGGAACGCTGATTTTCGATATCTTGTCTAAATACCAGCTTGACAGCTATCGGGAAATATTTTGAATATCTCAAAAGATGTTAACCTGATTGGGTGACTGAAACAGATTGGCCAACCAAGATTAGGGGTGCCGGTCTGCGCGTAACAGCTCCCAGGTTAGCTGTTTTAACAGCTTTGGACACTAGTTCTCATGCCAGTGTTGATGAGGTAATCGAATCGGTTTCAGCACAAGGGGAAGTGCTCAGCGTCCAATCTGCCTATAACGTGCTAACTGATTTGGTTTCGGCTGGGTTAGTGCGCAGCATAGAACTAGCTCATCAACCAGCCAGATTCGAGATCGACACCGGTGACAATCATCATCATGTGGTCTGTTCGCGGTGTGGTCGCATTGAGGACGTCGAATGTGCAGTTGGTTCCGCGCCATGCCTGACGCCAGCTAACGATCACGGCATGAGCGTTTGGAAAGCTGATGTGCTTTATCGCGGGCTGTGCGCTGACTGCCAATCTGCTAACAATTAATCTTCCTCGGGCGGCTTGATAGCTTCGATGGAGCCAGTTGGTGCGTCCGCATGTTTTGTGCGTCTAAGACCTCGAATACGAAAGACCCTAGACATTCTCCCGGACGCTAAATCAATGCCACCACGCGGTAGCGACCAGCCATGACGTCGCGCGAACCAACCCAGCAGTAGACAGCTGATAATACACACCCCCATTGCCATGGGGGTGTGCCCTGTTTTAGCGATAATTAATGCCAAAATTGAACCAAATAATGCCACTGTTGCGTATAGTTCATTGCCGCCAAAAATTACTGGCACTCGTCCCGCTAATACATCTCGGATGACCCCGCCGCCAACCACGGTGATTGTGCCTAAGATGATACAAGCTAAGGGGGCTAGCCCGAAGGCCATAGCTTTCAGGGTGCCGGTAGTTGCCCAGCATCCCAAGGCCAATAGATCAGTAAAGCTGAGTAGTTTCGCGAATCGTTGCCCACTCATATTGATTAGATAACCGAGAACGGTGGCGATGATGGCGCCTGTCATATAAATCGGATCAGTTAAAGCCACTGGCATAGTGCTTAGCAGCACGTCGCGTAGCATGCCGCCACCCAAAGCGGTCGTTATAGCCAACACTGCAAAGCCGATAATGTCGAACTTCAATGATCTAGCTAGTGCGGCAGCCATTAAGCCACTGCTGAGTACGCCGGTAACTTCGACGATTCTAAAAAGCAGACTGGGATTAAATTCGACCACTGTTAAAGGCTATCTCAGCTAGTCGGTTAGCTAGAATTTCGTGGCCGCGAGCTCTTTGGCGCGATCAAATTCCTGGTCAATTGGAGGCTTGGTAGTAAGTAGTGAGACGAGTACCGTAACTGCAGCGTTGGCTATAAAACCAGGAATAATTTCGTAGAGTTCGGCGAATGGGGTTTGACCCCAAATAAATACCACTACGGCGCCAGTAATCATTCCTAGGAGTACGCCCACTGCGCTAGCTCTCTTCCAAAATAGAGAAATTAATACAGCCGGTCCGAAAGTGGCGCCGAAGCCTGCCCAAGCGAAGGCCACGAGACGAAGAATCGTATCGTTTTGGGTCCAAGCCATCGCCCCAGCAATCAAGGCGATGATTAGTACCCCCAATCTGCCTAGCCAAACCTGAGTGCGAGGCTGAATCTCGCGCTTGATAAATATGCCGGCCAAATCTTCTACTAAGGCAGAGCTAGTAACAATTAATTGAGATGAAACTGTTGACATAATGGCAGCTAGCACTGCAGCTAAAACGAAACCAGCGACCAGTGGGTGAAATAAAATTTGTGAGAGAGTTAGAAAAACAGTCTCCGGATTCTTTAGCCCGCCATGCTTGGCGAAATAGGCGATACCGATCAAGGCGCTCATCGTGGTACCGAAAAGCGATAGAGCAACCCAGCCTAGGCCAACTCTGCGGCCAGCTTTAGCGTCAGCAGGTGAACGCAGCGCCATGAAGCGAACGATGATGTGTGGTTGGCCAAAATAGCCTAGGCCCCAGCCCAAAGCCGAGATGACTACTATCGGAGCCACCCCTTTTAATAAGGCGAATGCGTCGGGTTTGACTGCCAAGACAGTGGTGACCATCTCAGCCGGTCCGCCTACCTCGAATAGCCCGATAATCGGCACTAAAATCAGGGCAGCCATCATTAATAGACCCTGCATCATATCGGTATAAGAAGCCCCGATGAAACCACCGAAAAATGTATATAAGACGGTAACTCCAGCCACGATCAGCAATCCGATTCGGTAGGTAGAACCGAAGGAACTTTCAAAGAAGATGCCACCAGCAACCATGCCGCTAGAGACGTAAAAAGTGAAGAAAATCAGGATAGTTAGTCCTGCCACTACGCGTAGTGCGCGTGACTTGTCGCGAAGACGCTGATCTAAGAAAGACGGGATGGTGATGGCGTTTTGGGCAACCTCTGTATAACTTCGCAGCCTTGGTGCCACCAATTTCCAGTTCAACCAGGTGCCGATTGTCAAACCGATAGCAATCCAAGCCTGGTTCAACCCCATGGCATAGATCGCACCAGGTAAACCCATCAGCAACCAACCAGACATATCAGAGGCGCCAGCGCTTAAGGCGGCCACTGCTGGCGGTAGTTTCCTGCCGCCTAGCATGTAATCGTGTAGATTTTTCGTGCGCCGATTAGCCCAAAAGCCAATCCCGATCATTATCGCGAAATATATACAGATCGCAATCACCTTGAACATTTGGTCTATCGTCACGCCGCATGCCTCCAAAAACTCTACTTTCGCGAGAATATAGCCACTTCATCTCTCGGCTATAAAAGTCCGATTCGCGGACGATACCCAGAGTTGGTTACCCTAAGTCGTTCAAT from Vaginimicrobium propionicum encodes the following:
- the putP gene encoding sodium/proline symporter PutP, yielding MTIDQMFKVIAICIYFAIMIGIGFWANRRTKNLHDYMLGGRKLPPAVAALSAGASDMSGWLLMGLPGAIYAMGLNQAWIAIGLTIGTWLNWKLVAPRLRSYTEVAQNAITIPSFLDQRLRDKSRALRVVAGLTILIFFTFYVSSGMVAGGIFFESSFGSTYRIGLLIVAGVTVLYTFFGGFIGASYTDMMQGLLMMAALILVPIIGLFEVGGPAEMVTTVLAVKPDAFALLKGVAPIVVISALGWGLGYFGQPHIIVRFMALRSPADAKAGRRVGLGWVALSLFGTTMSALIGIAYFAKHGGLKNPETVFLTLSQILFHPLVAGFVLAAVLAAIMSTVSSQLIVTSSALVEDLAGIFIKREIQPRTQVWLGRLGVLIIALIAGAMAWTQNDTILRLVAFAWAGFGATFGPAVLISLFWKRASAVGVLLGMITGAVVVFIWGQTPFAELYEIIPGFIANAAVTVLVSLLTTKPPIDQEFDRAKELAATKF
- a CDS encoding thioester domain-containing protein, producing MPIDRTVPWGFKPSLIDVVNWKNKTRIQTYCVERNVGIVPGAELKIADWDSFPGDNQFAKSSQARAKAAWIAAHSFPNISIDQLRTDSAIPDLNPREAVTATQSAIWHFTDGFELDGKLAFERVLKLYDYLVGAANTGATSAKLTISASFNPKVVDGKLGPLRFNSSAPMVKVSEFPLSLMDAAGNEVAADEVPTNQDLFFQLSPGASEGEAEVSATVDGSELVGQLLLPIAAQERHQTLMIVNAKQYETSITVGVKWPAMPLEPKPEPTPSPAFMPSSKNKVPKPRVLPATGSGTLIFDILSKYQLDSYREIF
- a CDS encoding trimeric intracellular cation channel family protein — its product is MVEFNPSLLFRIVEVTGVLSSGLMAAALARSLKFDIIGFAVLAITTALGGGMLRDVLLSTMPVALTDPIYMTGAIIATVLGYLINMSGQRFAKLLSFTDLLALGCWATTGTLKAMAFGLAPLACIILGTITVVGGGVIRDVLAGRVPVIFGGNELYATVALFGSILALIIAKTGHTPMAMGVCIISCLLLGWFARRHGWSLPRGGIDLASGRMSRVFRIRGLRRTKHADAPTGSIEAIKPPEED
- a CDS encoding Fur family transcriptional regulator, with protein sequence MTETDWPTKIRGAGLRVTAPRLAVLTALDTSSHASVDEVIESVSAQGEVLSVQSAYNVLTDLVSAGLVRSIELAHQPARFEIDTGDNHHHVVCSRCGRIEDVECAVGSAPCLTPANDHGMSVWKADVLYRGLCADCQSANN